Proteins encoded in a region of the Acipenser ruthenus chromosome 11, fAciRut3.2 maternal haplotype, whole genome shotgun sequence genome:
- the LOC117426600 gene encoding splicing factor 3B subunit 1 isoform X2 — translation MDVMREQHLTKEEKEIRQQMAEKAKAGELKVVNGSAASQAAAAAAAKRKRRWDQTADQTPNSASTTPKKVSSWDQADVTSEQTPGHTPGHTPSESRWDETPGRAKGSETPGATPSSRMWDPTPSHTPAGAATPGRGDTPGHVTPGHGGATSSVRKNRWDETPKTERETPGHGSGWAETPRTDRGGDSVEETPTPGASKRKSRWDETPASQMGSSTPLLTPGKTPIGTPAMNMATPTPGHLMSMTPEQLQAWRWEREIDERNRPLTDDELDAMFPEGYKVLPPPAGYVPIRTPARKLTATPTPMGGMTGFHMQTEDRTMKTINDQPSGNLPFLKPDDIQYFDKLLVEVDESTLSPEEQKERKIMKLLLKIKNGTPPMRKAALRQITDKAREFGAGPLFNQILPLLMSPTLEDQERHLLVKVIDRILYKLDDLVRPYVHKILVVIEPLLIDEDYYARVEGREIISNLAKAAGLATMISTMRPDIDNMDEYVRNTTARAFAVVASALGIPSLLPFLKAVCKSKKSWQARHTGIKIVQQIAILMGCAILPHLRSLVEIIEHGLVDEQQKVRTISALAIAALAEAATPYGIESFDSVLKPLWKGIRQHRGKGLAAFLKAIGYLIPLMDAEYANYYTREVMLILIREFQSPDEEMKKIVLKVVKQCCGTDGVEANYIKTEILPAFFKHFWQHRMALDRRNYRQLVDTTVELANKVGAAEIISRIVDDLKDEAEQYRKMVMETIEKIMGNLGAADIDHKLEEQLIDGILYAFQEQTTEDSVMLNGFGTVVNALGKRVKPYLPQICGTVLWRLNNKSAKVRQQAADLISRTAVVMKTCQEEKLMGHLGVVLYEYLGEEYPEVLGSILGALKAIVNVIGMHKMTPPIKDLLPRLTPILKNRHEKVQENCIDLVGRIADRGAEYVSAREWMRICFELLELLKAHKKAIRRATVNTFGYIAKAIGPHDVLATLLNNLKVQERQNRVCTTVAIAIVAETCSPFTVLPALMNEYRVPELNVQNGVLKSLSFLFEYIGEMGKDYIYAVTPLLEDALMDRDLVHRQTASAVVQHMSLGVYGFGCEDSLNHLLNYVWPNVFETSPHVIQAVMGALEGLRVAIGPCRMLQYCLQGLFHPARKVRDVYWKIYNSIYIGSQDALIAHYPRVYNDEKNPFVRYELEYSL, via the exons AAAGAGATCCGTCAGCAGATGGCGGAGAAGGCGAAGGCAGGGGAGCTGAAGGTGGTGAACGGCTCTGCTGCGTCCCAGGCTGCCGCTGCCGCAGCTGCAAAACGCAAGCGCCGGTGGGACCAGACTGCGGACCAGACCCCCAACAGTGCCAGCACCACGCCCAAGAAGGTGTCCAGCTGGGACCAGGCAGACGTCACCTCAGAG CAAACTCCAGGACACACACCGGGACACACACCCTCCGAGAGCCGCTGGGATGAGACCCCCGGCCGGGCAAAGGGCAGTGAGACCCCTGGAGCCACCCCCAGCTCCCGCATGTGGGACCCCACCCCCAGCCACACCCCTGCAGGAGCTGCCACGCCCGGCAGAGGAGACACACCTGGCCACGTCACACCAGGCCACGGGGGAGCCACCTCTAGCGTGCGCAAAAACCGCTGGGATGAGACACCCAAGACAGAGAGAG AGACCCCTGGCCACGGCAGCGGCTGGGCTGAGACCCCCCGTACGGACCGTGGTGGTGACTCTGTGGAAGAGACTCCCACCCCAGGGGCCAGCAAGAGGAAGTCGCGCTGGGACGAGACCCCAGCCAGCCAGATGGGCTCCTCCACCCCCCTGCTCACCCCGGGAAAGACCCCCATAGGAACCCCTGCCATGAATATGGCCACTCCCACGCCAG GTCACCTGATGAGCATGACTCCCGAGCAGCTGCAGGCCTGGCGCTGGGAACGTGAGATAGACGAGAGGAACCGTCCGCTCACCGACGATGAGCTCGATGCCATGTTCCCTGAGGGGTACAAG gtcctGCCCCCTCCAGCGGGCTACGTTCCAATCCGCACCCCGGCCCGCAAGCTCActgccacccccacccccatggGAGGAATGACCGGGTTCCACATGCAGACAGAGGACCGCACCATGAAGACCATCAACGACCAGCCCTCCGGCAACCTGCCCTTCCTCAAGCCAGACGACATCCAGTACTTCGACAAGCTGCTG GTGGAGGTGGATGAGTCGACTCTCAGTCCAGAGGAGCAGAAAGAACGGAAGATCATGAAACTGCTGCTGAAAATCAAGAACGGCACTCCACCAATGAGAAAG GCCGCGCTCCGTCAGATCACAGATAAAGCCCGTGAATTTGGGGCTGGCCCACTCTTCAATCAGATTCTGCCCCTGCTGATGTCCCCCACGCTGGAAGATCAGGAGCGCCATCTTCTGGTGAAGGTCATCGACAGGATCCTGTACAAGCTGGACGACCTGGTCCGGCCCTATGTGCACAAG attctCGTGGTTATTGAACCCTTGTTGATTGATGAAGATTACTATGCCAGAGTGGAGGGCCGAGAAATCATCTCCAATTTGGCCAAG GCTGCTGGTCTGGCCACCATGATCTCTACCATGCGCCCCGACATTGACAACATGGATGAGTATGTGAGGAACACGACGGCCCGTGCCTTCGCTGTGGTGGCCTCGGCGCTGGGGATCCCCTCGCTGCTCCCCTTCCTCAAGGCCGTGTGCAAGAGCAAGAAGTCCTGGCAGGCCAGGCACACTGGCATCAAGATCGTGCAGCAGATCGCCATCCTCATGGGCTGTGCCATCCTGCCCCATCTCAGGAGCCTGGTGGAGATCATTGAGCACG GTCTGGTGGACGAGCAGCAGAAGGTGCGCACTATCAGTGCTCTGGCTATCGCTGCCCTGGCTGAGGCAGCCACCCCCTACGGTATCGAGTCCTTCGACTCCGTGCTCAAGCCCCTGTGGAAGGGTATTCGGCAGCACAGAGGCAAG GGTCTGGCTGCTTTCCTGAAGGCGATCGGCTACCTGATCCCCCTGATGGACGCTGAGTATGCCAACTACTACACCAGGGAGGTGATGCTGATCCTCATCAGAGAGTTCCAGTCTCCCGATGAGGAGATGAAGAAGATTGTGCTcaag GTGGTGAAGCAGTGCTGTGGCACAGACGGTGTGGAAGCAAATTACATCAAGACAGAGATCCTGCCGGCCTTCTTCAAACACTTTTGGCAGCACAGGATGGCGCTGGACAGGAGGAATTACAGACAG ctGGTAGACACCACGGTGGAGCTGGCTAACAAGGTGGGCGCTGCGGAGATCATCTCTCGCATCGTGGACGACCTAAAGGACGAGGCGGAGCAGTACCGCAAGATGGTGATGGAGACCATCGAGAAGATCATGGGCAACCTTGGGGCTGCTGACATAGACCACAAACTGGAGGAGCAGCTTATCGATGGCATCCTGTACGCCTTCCAGGAGCAGACTACTGAG GACTCTGTGATGCTGAACGGCTTTGGCACAGTGGTGAACGCGCTTGGGAAGCGTGTAAAGCCCTACCTGCCCCAGATTTGCGGTACCGTCCTGTGGCGTCTCAACAATAAGTCCGCCAAAGTGCGCCAGCAAGCCGCGGACCTcatttccagaaccgccgtcgtCATGAAGACCTGCCAGGAG GAAAAGCTGATGGGTCACTTGGGTGTGGTGCTGTACGAGTACCTGGGAGAGGAGTACCCCGAAGTGCTGGGGAGCATTCTTGGGGCGCTCAAGGCCATTGTAAACGTTATCG GTATGCACAAAATGACTCCCCCGATCAAGGACCTGCTGCCCAGACTGACGCCCATCCTGAAGAACAGGCACGAGAAGGTCCAGGAGAACTGCATCGACCTGGTCGGGCGAATTGCTGACAG GGGAGCTGAGTATGTCTCAGCCAGGGAGTGGATGAGGATTTGCTTTGAGCTGCTGGAGCTGTTGAAGGCTCACAAGAAAGCCATCAGGAGAGCCACTGTCAACACCTTCGGCTACATCGCCAAGGCCATCGG ccCTCACGACGTGCTGGCCACTCTGCTCAATAACCTGAAGGTCCAGGAGCGACAGAACCGCGTGTGCACCACCGTGGCCATCGCTATCGTGGCAGAGACATGCTCCCCCTTCACCGTGCTGCCGGCGCTCATGAACGAGTACCGCGTGCCTGAGCTCAATGTGCAGAACGGCGTGCTCAAGTCCCTCTCCTTCCTCTTTGAGTACATCGGGGAGATGGGCAAGGACTACATCTACGCAGTCACGCCACTGCTGGAGGACGCGCTCATGGACAG AGACCTGGTGCACAGGCAGACAGCCAGTGCGGTGGTGCAGCACATGTCTCTGGGTGTGTACGGGTTTGGCTGTGAGGACTCCCTCAATCACCTGCTCAACTACGTCTGGCCCAACGTGTTCGAGACCTCGCCCCACGTCATCCAGGCTGTCATGGGGGCACTGGAGGGGCTGCGTGTCGCCATCGGGCCCTGCCGCATGCTGCAGTACTGCCTACAG GGCTTGTTCCACCCAGCGAGGAAGGTGAGGGATGTTTACTGGAAGATCTACAACTCCATCTACATCGGCTCCCAGGATGCTCTGATCGCACACTACCCCCGCGTGTACAACGACGAGAAGAACCCCTTTGTCCGCTACGAGCTAGAGTACTCCTTGTAA